One genomic region from Nitrospirota bacterium encodes:
- a CDS encoding RAMP superfamily CRISPR-associated protein, whose amino-acid sequence MKMFINPYNFAGIDEENVAREEAVRYGGKSGVLTVKLTFLTDALVGDGNRKFMKVGGRTGIYGSSLKGLLRATAEAISNSCISMISGDLSGSLDNILIEKCDKDHGLCVACRIFGTTVKSYKINDEEETFSFAGKIKVMDAVSIDTNDTKKMTREVYLKNEHSLSSPNPLRHRIFYFDNNKIKGRKFYYHHKKANLPTTGEIRIEVVPEASEFEFEIQYNSLTDKELGLLLQSIELENDLGHKLGMGKPLGLGSCEMRIIRLKELNSKDRYSSLGSAKVFEGEALEKHIQGLTKSYENGKALALSRNLKLKDLLRLDKSRNNNGSPGPLQIKYPGQKWFSANKNVPLPSDGILDRPRTPPTKKTEKLQGKAKATVVEVKEFGTVLNLPDNKKGYLSKDKYESKGIELKRGQSLEVIVGEFSDNSKMYICNL is encoded by the coding sequence ATGAAGATGTTTATAAACCCCTATAATTTTGCAGGAATTGATGAAGAAAATGTGGCAAGAGAGGAAGCTGTCAGATATGGTGGCAAGAGCGGGGTGCTTACCGTAAAGCTCACATTCCTGACCGACGCACTTGTAGGAGATGGCAATAGAAAATTTATGAAGGTTGGTGGCAGGACGGGCATATACGGTTCCAGCCTGAAAGGACTCCTCAGGGCAACAGCAGAGGCCATATCCAATTCGTGTATATCTATGATATCAGGTGATTTAAGCGGTTCATTGGACAATATTCTTATTGAAAAATGTGATAAAGATCATGGATTATGTGTTGCCTGCAGGATATTTGGTACAACTGTAAAAAGTTATAAGATTAACGATGAAGAAGAGACATTTAGCTTTGCCGGTAAGATAAAGGTAATGGATGCTGTTTCTATTGATACAAATGATACAAAAAAAATGACAAGAGAGGTTTATCTTAAAAATGAACACTCTCTTAGCAGTCCCAATCCACTTAGACACAGGATATTTTATTTTGACAATAACAAGATCAAAGGCAGAAAATTCTATTATCATCATAAAAAAGCGAATCTACCTACGACTGGTGAAATAAGGATTGAGGTTGTGCCTGAAGCCTCGGAGTTCGAGTTTGAGATTCAGTATAACTCCCTGACCGATAAAGAGCTCGGACTCCTGCTTCAAAGCATTGAACTTGAAAATGATCTTGGACACAAACTCGGTATGGGAAAGCCGCTCGGTCTCGGAAGCTGTGAAATGAGAATTATAAGGTTAAAAGAACTGAATTCGAAGGATCGTTATTCAAGTCTGGGCAGTGCTAAGGTGTTTGAAGGAGAGGCGTTAGAAAAGCATATTCAAGGTTTAACAAAATCATATGAGAACGGCAAGGCATTAGCCCTGTCACGAAATTTAAAATTAAAAGACCTGTTGAGGTTAGATAAAAGTCGGAATAATAATGGTAGTCCAGGTCCGTTACAAATTAAATATCCAGGCCAGAAGTGGTTCTCAGCCAACAAAAATGTGCCTCTCCCATCTGATGGCATACTTGACAGACCCCGAACACCACCAACTAAGAAAACTGAGAAGTTACAGGGAAAAGCAAAGGCCACAGTTGTTGAAGTAAAAGAATTCGGGACTGTCCTTAATTTACCGGATAACAAGAAGGGATATTTAAGCAAAGATAAATATGAATCAAAAGGCATAGAGCTAAAAAGGGGACAATCACTGGAAGTAATCGTTGGTGAGTTTAGCGATAATTCAAAGATGTATATCTGCAACCTTTAA
- the csx19 gene encoding CRISPR-associated protein Csx19, whose amino-acid sequence MPLIGNKKGCNESEVSKLASDIDYKFAILEKPDDIRFIKKSEINSIGNLFDWDRGRLFGENVELRWLKRRNGFHVVIISENGGVAEKLNPEEINPVREREIYLWGENIEKSGNTTDDWYEQRIPRILNYPVNATKIRGRLKLIVKEYSLSSDKGTVHRYVGLKEE is encoded by the coding sequence ATGCCACTGATAGGAAATAAAAAAGGTTGTAACGAGTCGGAAGTCTCAAAACTTGCATCAGATATTGACTATAAGTTTGCCATACTGGAAAAACCTGATGATATACGATTTATCAAAAAGTCAGAAATTAACAGTATTGGCAATCTGTTTGACTGGGACAGGGGACGGCTATTCGGAGAAAATGTTGAACTCAGATGGCTAAAACGGAGAAATGGGTTCCATGTAGTTATAATTTCCGAGAATGGTGGAGTTGCTGAAAAACTTAACCCTGAAGAAATAAACCCTGTTCGTGAAAGAGAGATATATCTCTGGGGAGAAAACATCGAAAAGAGTGGTAATACAACGGATGACTGGTACGAACAACGAATTCCAAGAATCTTAAACTACCCCGTCAATGCCACTAAAATAAGAGGCAGGCTGAAACTGATTGTAAAGGAGTATTCCCTATCCTCTGATAAAGGTACTGTCCACCGTTATGTAGGGTTAAAGGAGGAATGA
- a CDS encoding RAMP superfamily CRISPR-associated protein, with translation MLKKMINECNMTISLKSDSPWLIKDGRYEKNAFVKEMNLESRKKEYPDAVFICTDNDDVFGNAIKTKNYNSLNHYMPGTSLRGVFRSHTEKIAKTFLDGKDNYTICCDPFDKKLSCSNRLEKSKPLTPYKDSCLVCKLFGSTASGSRIEIGDAEITEKKVIIRDGIGIDRVTGAVKSGANFRFQLLENCKAEVKVRIRNFELWQLGLLAYVFQDLMDGYISVGFGTTKGYGKTLGERISIKLTYLGNINPAGEIKDVGALSSPIDIDKYCFIPGNLGKKEYLNPLADENLSIRKDYEITDVPQFIKDVAPEWNKALESALTLES, from the coding sequence ATGCTCAAGAAGATGATAAATGAATGTAACATGACCATCAGTCTCAAGTCAGACAGTCCATGGTTAATCAAGGATGGAAGATATGAGAAGAATGCTTTTGTCAAGGAAATGAATCTGGAAAGCAGGAAGAAAGAATATCCTGATGCTGTTTTTATATGTACAGATAATGACGATGTGTTTGGTAACGCAATCAAAACTAAAAATTATAACTCTTTAAATCATTATATGCCTGGAACCTCCCTGCGAGGTGTTTTCAGGAGTCATACCGAGAAAATCGCAAAAACCTTTCTTGATGGTAAAGACAATTATACTATTTGCTGCGATCCCTTTGATAAAAAACTCAGTTGTTCAAATAGACTTGAAAAGTCAAAACCACTTACACCTTATAAAGATTCATGCCTTGTCTGCAAACTCTTCGGCTCAACTGCATCAGGAAGCAGAATTGAGATAGGAGATGCGGAGATAACTGAAAAGAAAGTAATCATAAGGGACGGCATTGGTATAGACCGGGTTACTGGTGCTGTGAAAAGTGGCGCTAATTTCAGATTCCAGTTACTTGAAAACTGCAAAGCAGAAGTAAAAGTCAGAATCAGAAACTTTGAACTCTGGCAGCTTGGTCTTCTGGCATATGTATTTCAGGACCTTATGGATGGGTATATATCAGTTGGGTTTGGTACTACAAAGGGGTATGGAAAAACACTCGGAGAGAGAATATCCATTAAATTAACCTATTTGGGTAATATCAATCCAGCAGGTGAGATAAAGGATGTAGGCGCTTTGTCTTCACCGATTGATATCGATAAATACTGTTTTATTCCCGGCAATCTTGGTAAAAAGGAATACCTGAATCCCCTTGCAGATGAAAACCTTTCCATACGTAAGGATTATGAGATAACGGACGTACCTCAGTTTATAAAGGATGTTGCACCTGAGTGGAATAAAGCACTTGAATCAGCTTTAACCCTGGAGAGTTAA
- the csx7 gene encoding CRISPR-associated RAMP protein Csx7: MSEKSIRMDRLDNRYIITGELELLTPMSISSGKANPETDSPFIRTMNGTVYIPGSSLRGAFRSTVERILASLGNTKLTSCILFEDSTSKICLAGNKKEKDNLLKKIEANQIDEDGIIAELDSKLCGVCKVFGSTFNISKVRFTDLYPVSGTTPSVVKRDGVGIDRDTETAVDGAKFDYEVAEKDAQFHFEMIVENVDEADMAVLSIGLNELIRGELWVGGNAAAGLGRCMLNSPTVSRYFTDINSYLESGYSTNGKISLITSHLNKFLEV, from the coding sequence ATGTCGGAAAAGTCAATAAGGATGGACAGGCTGGATAACAGATATATCATAACTGGTGAACTTGAGTTGCTTACTCCAATGAGTATTTCTTCTGGAAAGGCTAATCCTGAAACAGACAGTCCATTTATACGAACCATGAATGGTACTGTCTATATCCCCGGTTCATCTTTGCGAGGGGCATTTAGAAGCACTGTCGAAAGAATACTTGCCTCACTGGGCAACACAAAATTAACATCCTGTATTTTATTTGAAGATTCCACTTCGAAAATCTGTCTTGCCGGGAACAAGAAGGAGAAGGACAATCTTTTAAAGAAAATAGAAGCTAACCAAATAGATGAGGATGGAATCATTGCTGAACTTGACAGCAAACTTTGTGGTGTCTGCAAGGTCTTTGGAAGCACTTTTAATATATCAAAGGTTAGATTTACCGACCTTTATCCTGTTTCAGGAACCACTCCTTCAGTTGTGAAGAGGGATGGAGTCGGTATTGACCGTGATACCGAAACAGCGGTTGACGGTGCAAAATTTGATTACGAAGTAGCTGAAAAAGATGCACAATTTCATTTCGAGATGATTGTGGAGAATGTTGACGAGGCTGACATGGCTGTTTTGTCTATCGGATTGAATGAATTAATAAGAGGAGAGTTATGGGTCGGGGGGAATGCTGCTGCAGGTCTTGGAAGATGCATGCTGAATTCACCCACAGTATCACGCTATTTTACTGACATTAACTCATACTTGGAATCAGGATATTCAACTAACGGAAAGATTTCTCTCATAACAAGTCATCTCAATAAATTCCTGGAGGTATGA
- a CDS encoding RAMP superfamily CRISPR-associated protein, with protein MKLRLEVLSPVTISCSYTSINEIYTVDYIPATVVRGVLASAYIKEKGISDPMQDNLFKEIFLSGKCIFGNLYYNESELLPLSALSCKYSSGFVPDAHGVKDMVIPWLKNDMEGLEYCSQCKAPMDNFRGFYKKEKGYFKKIEVPKRLIARTAINPTRETAAHGELFSMEAINEGSFFAGRLHVENGLKDKVLEFLNSREMRIGTARSRGQGHCKVFVENKSSTDNLNERFDRFNCLIGDKHTYFSITLLSDMIIFDKYLRYCSKLTLDTLLEYLSVDSNILNNFKLDFWISGTRKISGWNSAPNVSLPKEDVVTIEKGSVFVFKSSNSLSDEVKTQIASELQKIPEFIGERVTEGFGQVSICNKFHLEFYEEMKE; from the coding sequence ATGAAATTAAGACTTGAGGTCCTGTCACCTGTTACAATTTCATGCAGTTATACATCCATTAATGAGATATATACAGTTGACTATATACCGGCAACGGTTGTAAGAGGCGTCCTTGCATCGGCTTATATTAAGGAAAAGGGTATTTCAGATCCAATGCAGGACAACCTGTTTAAGGAGATATTCCTTTCAGGGAAGTGTATATTTGGAAATCTCTACTATAATGAGAGCGAACTGTTGCCGCTCTCTGCCCTTTCCTGTAAATATAGTTCAGGGTTTGTACCGGATGCACATGGAGTAAAGGATATGGTAATACCATGGCTGAAAAATGATATGGAAGGTCTTGAGTACTGTTCTCAATGTAAGGCACCTATGGATAATTTTAGGGGATTTTATAAAAAGGAGAAAGGCTATTTTAAAAAGATAGAAGTACCTAAAAGGCTTATAGCCAGGACAGCCATCAACCCCACGAGAGAAACTGCCGCACATGGTGAACTGTTCTCCATGGAGGCAATCAATGAGGGAAGTTTTTTCGCAGGAAGGCTACATGTTGAAAATGGCTTAAAGGACAAAGTCCTGGAATTTCTTAATAGCAGGGAAATGAGGATTGGAACGGCACGAAGCAGGGGACAGGGCCATTGCAAGGTCTTTGTAGAGAACAAGTCCTCAACAGACAACCTTAACGAGAGGTTTGATAGATTTAACTGTCTCATTGGAGACAAACACACCTATTTTTCGATTACCCTGCTTTCAGACATGATTATTTTTGATAAATATCTCAGGTATTGCAGTAAATTAACATTGGATACATTACTTGAATATCTTTCAGTTGACAGCAACATTTTAAATAACTTTAAACTTGATTTCTGGATTTCAGGCACGAGAAAGATATCAGGCTGGAACAGCGCACCTAATGTTTCACTTCCCAAGGAGGATGTTGTTACGATAGAGAAAGGCTCTGTATTTGTTTTCAAGAGCAGCAACTCCTTATCTGATGAGGTTAAAACACAGATTGCATCAGAGTTGCAAAAAATTCCGGAGTTTATCGGAGAGAGAGTCACTGAGGGATTTGGACAGGTAAGTATATGTAATAAGTTCCATCTTGAATTTTATGAGGAGATGAAAGAATGA
- a CDS encoding RAMP superfamily CRISPR-associated protein, with the protein MKEIRLNFRFKTPYIIKSGFGYAGIFDDTMLRDGSGFLYIPGSSIKGRIRAHMQKLLRSTGKSFCSDEICKDRSHLCIMCRLFGSPFVASPLVFTDSKHTDKQKKFFRALIRKEEGFPFNLDTTGFASTPITRKRLTALKGGLHITELPLEGLEFQSRIIGDISDNDMKELINAIRLITHLGGNKGRGVGRLTDDGIEVEVINEIKT; encoded by the coding sequence ATGAAAGAAATAAGGCTCAACTTCAGGTTCAAAACACCCTATATCATAAAAAGCGGGTTCGGATATGCTGGAATCTTTGATGATACAATGCTTCGGGACGGAAGTGGTTTTTTATATATTCCCGGGTCAAGCATAAAGGGGCGGATAAGGGCGCATATGCAAAAATTATTACGTTCTACAGGAAAAAGTTTCTGCAGTGACGAAATATGTAAGGACAGGTCACACCTATGTATCATGTGCAGGCTTTTTGGCTCTCCATTTGTAGCAAGTCCTCTTGTTTTTACCGACTCTAAGCATACAGATAAGCAGAAGAAGTTCTTCCGTGCACTTATAAGAAAAGAGGAAGGTTTTCCGTTTAATCTTGACACAACAGGATTTGCCAGCACACCGATAACCAGAAAAAGGCTGACTGCTCTTAAGGGGGGACTACATATTACCGAACTGCCACTTGAAGGGCTTGAATTTCAATCAAGGATCATAGGGGATATATCGGATAACGATATGAAGGAACTCATTAATGCGATTAGATTGATAACCCACCTGGGCGGAAATAAAGGAAGAGGTGTTGGAAGGCTCACAGATGATGGTATAGAGGTGGAGGTGATTAATGAAATTAAGACTTGA
- a CDS encoding type II toxin-antitoxin system RelE/ParE family toxin encodes MKDLKEAGNFIASDNPEAALRMSERVQEAVEYLLDHPNMGRPGRVAGTRELIVSGTPFILVYRVKTPSIQILRVLHHAREWP; translated from the coding sequence ATTAAAGACCTGAAAGAAGCCGGAAATTTTATTGCTTCAGACAATCCAGAGGCAGCATTGCGAATGTCGGAACGGGTACAGGAAGCGGTAGAATATCTGTTAGATCATCCTAATATGGGTAGACCGGGGCGTGTAGCAGGAACAAGAGAACTCATTGTATCAGGCACTCCTTTCATTCTGGTTTATCGTGTTAAAACCCCTTCCATTCAAATATTGAGAGTTCTTCATCATGCCAGGGAGTGGCCTTAA
- a CDS encoding cation-translocating P-type ATPase yields MDWHRKETGEVIEQLNSSLQGLSHEEARKRLLEYGPNELREKKKKTPLMLFIDQFRDFMILVLIAAAVVSGFIGEASDTIAIAVIVILNAVIGFVQEYRAEKAMAALKKMASPSATVIRKGVPANIPASELVPGDVVILEAGKIVPADMRLLEAVRLKTEESALTGESLPVEKHSKALNEEMPPLAERKNMVYRGTSVTYGRGLAMVVATGMNTELGRIAAMLQEEEEVKTPLQKRLARFGQRLAVAILAICAIVFVAGILRGASPVLMLLTAISLAVAAIPEALPAVVTISLAFGAKKMVRQNALIRKLPAVETLGSVTYICSDKTGTLTLNRMTVEEIYVDGKLAPHANAGTEPHVQPEGTPLHMFFIALALSNDAGSDADNNIIGDPTEAALYSIAKKYGFDKEDLQKDFPRVAEIPFDSERKCMTTFHRWSDGKFISFTKGAVDVLIEKSSNILTSRGVKDIDAAEILGVSERMAAEGLRVLGIAMREWEKLPEEISPGNAETGLTVLGLTGMLDPPREEAKEAVRLCKAAGIIPVMITGDHPLTAKTIAKRLAILEDDSTAIITGRELDALSLEEFEARVEGIRVYARVAPEQKLKIVKALQDRGQFVAMTGDGVNDAPALKRADIGIAMGITGTDVSKEAAHMILLDDNFATIVKAIKEGRKIYDNIRKFIKYLLATNSAEVWTVFLAPFLGLPLPLLPIHILWINLITDGLPALALSVEPEEGDVMQRPPRHPKESIFAHGLGISVLWTGTLMAAITLSLQAWSIKTGAHWQTMVFTVLCLSQLAGVMAMRSEKESLFKVGLFSNIPLLGAVLLGFFLQMATVYLPPLNSIFRTKPLTPAELLITLSLSSMVFFAVELEKLIKRRA; encoded by the coding sequence ATGGACTGGCACAGGAAAGAAACAGGCGAGGTCATCGAGCAGCTCAACTCATCCCTCCAGGGGCTCTCCCACGAAGAGGCCCGTAAACGGCTTCTTGAATACGGCCCCAACGAACTGAGGGAAAAGAAGAAAAAGACCCCCCTCATGCTCTTCATTGACCAGTTCAGGGATTTCATGATCCTCGTACTGATTGCCGCTGCTGTTGTCTCGGGGTTTATCGGTGAGGCTTCCGACACCATAGCCATAGCAGTAATCGTTATCCTTAATGCCGTTATAGGTTTCGTCCAGGAGTACAGGGCTGAAAAGGCAATGGCAGCCCTGAAGAAGATGGCATCACCCTCTGCAACTGTAATAAGGAAGGGAGTGCCTGCAAACATTCCGGCTTCTGAACTTGTCCCTGGGGATGTTGTAATACTTGAGGCAGGAAAGATCGTTCCGGCGGATATGAGGCTCCTGGAGGCAGTCCGGCTAAAGACGGAAGAATCAGCCCTGACAGGGGAATCCCTTCCCGTAGAAAAGCACTCAAAAGCCCTGAATGAGGAGATGCCGCCGCTTGCGGAGAGGAAGAACATGGTTTACCGGGGCACGTCCGTTACCTATGGCCGCGGGCTGGCAATGGTTGTAGCAACAGGCATGAATACGGAACTCGGCAGGATCGCCGCCATGCTTCAGGAAGAGGAAGAGGTAAAGACACCGCTTCAGAAGAGGCTTGCAAGGTTTGGGCAAAGGCTTGCCGTTGCCATCCTTGCAATATGCGCCATAGTCTTTGTAGCCGGCATTTTGCGAGGGGCGTCTCCGGTACTGATGCTGCTCACGGCAATCTCCCTTGCAGTTGCAGCAATCCCGGAGGCACTCCCTGCCGTGGTAACCATCTCCCTTGCATTCGGGGCAAAAAAAATGGTCAGACAAAATGCCCTGATAAGAAAACTCCCCGCAGTAGAGACCCTCGGCTCGGTTACATACATCTGCTCTGACAAGACAGGCACCCTCACCCTGAACAGGATGACTGTAGAGGAGATATATGTTGACGGGAAACTTGCACCACATGCCAATGCAGGGACAGAGCCGCACGTGCAGCCGGAAGGCACTCCCCTGCATATGTTCTTTATTGCCCTGGCACTGAGTAACGACGCCGGGTCTGATGCTGACAACAATATTATCGGCGACCCCACAGAGGCGGCCCTTTACTCCATTGCAAAAAAATACGGGTTTGACAAAGAAGACCTGCAGAAGGATTTTCCGAGGGTTGCCGAGATCCCTTTTGATTCAGAAAGAAAGTGTATGACCACCTTTCACAGATGGAGTGACGGCAAATTCATATCCTTTACAAAGGGGGCGGTTGATGTACTGATCGAAAAATCCAGCAACATACTGACATCCAGGGGGGTAAAGGATATAGATGCAGCGGAAATCCTCGGAGTAAGTGAACGGATGGCCGCAGAGGGATTGAGGGTGCTGGGGATTGCCATGAGAGAATGGGAAAAACTCCCTGAAGAGATATCACCGGGGAATGCAGAGACAGGTCTCACTGTTCTGGGCCTTACAGGCATGCTCGATCCGCCAAGGGAAGAGGCAAAGGAGGCGGTCAGGCTCTGCAAGGCCGCCGGGATAATCCCTGTAATGATAACAGGAGACCACCCGCTCACGGCAAAGACCATAGCAAAGAGGCTCGCCATCCTTGAAGACGACTCAACGGCGATAATCACGGGCAGGGAACTTGACGCCCTGTCATTGGAGGAGTTTGAAGCACGGGTTGAAGGCATAAGGGTCTATGCAAGGGTTGCCCCGGAGCAGAAGTTAAAGATAGTCAAGGCACTTCAGGACAGGGGCCAGTTCGTTGCCATGACAGGAGACGGAGTCAACGACGCACCTGCCCTGAAGAGGGCGGATATCGGCATTGCCATGGGCATTACAGGTACGGATGTCTCAAAAGAGGCAGCGCACATGATACTGCTTGACGACAATTTTGCAACAATCGTAAAGGCGATCAAGGAAGGCAGAAAGATATACGACAACATAAGAAAATTCATAAAATACCTGCTGGCAACAAACTCCGCAGAGGTCTGGACGGTTTTTCTTGCACCATTTCTCGGCCTCCCCCTGCCCCTCCTGCCCATACACATCCTCTGGATTAACCTGATAACCGACGGCCTCCCTGCCCTTGCCCTTTCGGTCGAACCCGAGGAAGGAGATGTAATGCAGAGGCCCCCCCGCCATCCAAAGGAGAGTATATTTGCTCATGGACTCGGCATAAGCGTCCTGTGGACAGGTACTCTCATGGCTGCAATCACCCTGTCACTACAGGCATGGAGCATTAAAACCGGGGCACACTGGCAGACCATGGTCTTCACAGTCCTCTGTCTGAGCCAGCTTGCCGGAGTCATGGCCATGAGGTCGGAAAAGGAGTCACTCTTTAAAGTCGGCCTTTTCAGTAACATACCCCTGTTAGGCGCCGTACTGCTCGGCTTCTTCCTGCAGATGGCAACCGTCTATTTACCGCCCCTCAACTCCATATTCAGGACAAAACCATTGACCCCGGCTGAGCTCCTGATTACCCTGTCTCTGTCATCAATGGTATTCTTTGCAGTTGAGCTTGAGAAGCTGATAAAAAGGAGGGCATAG
- a CDS encoding sodium:calcium antiporter: MLLWSGFLLCTLLIVYSGSKLSKYGDIIAEKTGLSRTWVGLVLIASVTSLPELVTGISSVTYAGTPDIAVGDIFGSCVFNMLILAILDAVYRPMPISTKAHQGHILSAGFGLLLIALVTMSLFAGKAIDPIGWIGPYTLLIIVIYFVAMRTLFYYEKRKIAAFVKETVELRYEGISTRTAIIHYSINAMIVVIAAVFLPEIGKGIAETTGLGQTFTGNIFIAISTSLPEVVVSMAALRIDAVDLAIGNLFGSNIFNIFILAIDDIFFTKGPILSYTNTNHIISALSAITMITIAIIGLTYRSTKKPLFLAWDSLGILIVYIINLMLLYASI; this comes from the coding sequence ATGCTCTTATGGTCCGGTTTTCTGCTTTGCACACTGTTGATCGTTTATTCAGGTTCAAAACTCTCAAAATACGGAGATATAATTGCTGAGAAGACAGGCCTCAGCAGGACATGGGTAGGCCTGGTTCTTATCGCTTCAGTCACATCCCTTCCCGAGCTTGTCACAGGGATAAGTTCCGTTACATATGCCGGCACCCCGGATATTGCAGTTGGTGATATCTTCGGAAGCTGCGTATTCAACATGCTGATCCTTGCAATTCTCGATGCAGTATACCGTCCAATGCCTATCTCGACAAAGGCCCATCAGGGACACATTCTTTCTGCCGGCTTCGGACTGCTTCTCATCGCACTGGTCACAATGAGTCTCTTTGCAGGGAAGGCTATCGATCCAATCGGGTGGATCGGACCTTACACCCTGCTGATAATAGTCATCTATTTTGTAGCGATGAGGACGCTCTTTTATTACGAAAAGAGAAAAATTGCTGCCTTTGTGAAAGAGACCGTAGAACTGAGATATGAAGGCATATCAACCAGGACCGCAATCATCCATTACAGCATTAATGCAATGATAGTTGTTATTGCCGCGGTCTTCCTGCCGGAGATCGGCAAGGGGATTGCGGAGACAACCGGGCTGGGACAGACCTTTACAGGCAATATATTCATTGCCATCTCCACATCCCTGCCCGAGGTGGTAGTCTCCATGGCCGCCCTCAGGATAGATGCCGTAGACCTGGCGATCGGCAACCTCTTTGGAAGCAATATCTTTAATATATTCATACTTGCCATTGACGACATCTTCTTTACCAAAGGACCCATCCTTTCCTATACCAATACCAACCATATAATCTCCGCCCTCTCAGCCATCACCATGATAACCATTGCCATCATAGGGTTAACCTACCGTTCAACAAAAAAACCCCTTTTTCTTGCATGGGACTCCCTGGGAATACTGATAGTGTACATAATCAACCTGATGCTGCTGTATGCAAGCATATAA
- the glgC gene encoding glucose-1-phosphate adenylyltransferase, whose translation MPHQKVLAFVLAGGKGERLFPLTAFRSKPAVPFGGRYRIVDFVLSNLVNSQIFSIYLLVQYKSQSLIEHIRQHWVMSPIVRDHFIAVVPPQMRMGPEWFQGTADAILQNINLITQQNPRLVVVFGADHIYRMDIRQMMDFHLDNDADVTVAARPVPIEEASSFGVIQTDADKRIVGFQEKPENPTPMPSDPTRAYVSMGNYIFSKDVLINALVDAQQKKQHDFGAHILPYLVKSGKLFAYDFATNTIPGTKTYEETGYWRDVGTIKALFDAHMDMLGEEPKFELNNLQWPIYPSGQKAPASKIMKAEIINSMISEGVTIKDAVIKNSVIRTGVVIEDGVIVEDSILMDNSVLRRGCHLKGVIVDKLNNIKEGSRVGFAAEDERFGLHVDPSGIRVIPRRGWRDGQ comes from the coding sequence ATGCCACATCAAAAGGTTCTTGCCTTTGTTCTTGCAGGTGGTAAGGGTGAGAGGCTCTTTCCCCTGACAGCATTTCGTTCAAAACCAGCCGTACCTTTCGGAGGGCGTTACAGGATCGTCGATTTTGTCCTGAGCAACCTTGTAAACTCACAGATATTCTCCATCTATCTCCTTGTCCAGTATAAGTCACAGTCTCTCATCGAACATATAAGACAGCATTGGGTTATGTCACCCATTGTGAGAGACCATTTTATAGCTGTAGTACCCCCACAGATGAGGATGGGACCTGAGTGGTTTCAGGGAACCGCTGATGCCATCCTCCAGAATATTAACCTCATCACTCAACAGAATCCCAGGCTGGTTGTGGTATTCGGGGCCGACCATATCTACCGGATGGACATCAGACAGATGATGGATTTCCACCTTGACAATGACGCTGACGTGACAGTGGCGGCAAGACCGGTACCCATTGAAGAGGCATCATCCTTCGGAGTTATCCAGACAGACGCAGACAAGAGGATTGTGGGATTTCAGGAAAAACCGGAAAACCCCACCCCCATGCCCTCCGACCCGACAAGGGCTTATGTCTCTATGGGGAACTATATATTCAGCAAGGACGTGCTTATCAATGCCCTTGTGGATGCACAACAGAAAAAACAGCATGACTTCGGTGCTCATATCCTGCCGTACCTCGTTAAGTCGGGTAAACTGTTTGCCTATGATTTTGCCACCAACACAATCCCCGGCACAAAAACATATGAAGAGACAGGATACTGGAGGGATGTTGGTACAATAAAAGCCCTCTTTGACGCCCATATGGATATGCTTGGAGAGGAACCGAAGTTTGAGCTCAACAATCTTCAGTGGCCAATCTACCCATCAGGTCAGAAGGCCCCGGCCTCAAAGATAATGAAGGCAGAGATTATCAACAGCATGATCTCAGAAGGTGTGACCATAAAAGATGCGGTAATAAAAAACTCCGTTATTCGGACCGGCGTGGTGATTGAAGATGGTGTGATTGTTGAGGATTCCATCCTGATGGACAACTCCGTCCTTAGAAGGGGGTGTCATCTGAAGGGAGTCATCGTCGATAAACTGAACAACATAAAGGAAGGGTCACGGGTCGGGTTTGCAGCCGAGGACGAGAGGTTCGGACTCCATGTCGACCCCTCCGGAATAAGGGTCATACCAAGAAGAGGGTGGAGAGACGGTCAGTAA